The nucleotide sequence AAAGGTGGAGATGGGTGCCAGAGCGAATAAGTGATTCTTATATAATAGTCAACATTCCTGAATTTAAACTCCACGTATACGAACCTGGCAAGGACACTTGGCAAATGAACGTGATTGTCGGCAAAGCCGCTACCCATACGCCAGTTTTCAATGATGAAATTAACCATATAGTTTTCAGTCCATCTTGGACATTGCCAAAAACAATAGCGGTTGAAGAAATTTTACCTGCCTTAAAACGAAACCCAGACTTTCTCGAAAGCAGGAACATGGAACTCTTTGACGGCAATCTTGATAATCCTATACAAGCAGACACGATTAGATGGGACACCATCAATGAAGAGAACTTCAGGTTTACCATCAGACAAAAACCTGGCTTAAACAATGCCCTTGGGCGTGTAAAATTTATGTTCCCTAACAGATTTATGGTATACCTGCACGATACGCCATACGGCAAGCTTTTCAGTGAAGAAGAAAGAGATTTTAGCTACGGATGTATTCGGGTAGAAGAGCCTGTGCTCCTGGCCCAACATCTGTTAAAAGGCCAAGGGAACTGGACAAACGAAAGGATAACAGAAGCCATGAACTCCGAGGAAGAAATTTATGTAAAGTTGCAGAAAAAAATGCCTGTTTATATCGTTTACTTTACGACTTGGGTAGACGACAATGATCATGTGCACTTTCGAAACGACATTTACGGGCACGATGAAAAACTATCACAACTTTACTACAACAAACTTCATGATTAACAACAACTTAAATAAATAAAACAACACCTGACCAAAAACTGACAATCTGTCAGTTTTTTCTATTTTTTTCCCTATATTTGTATTCCAAAATTAATAACACCATGTCTGACATCATCAAAGATATACCGATCCTTACCGACAAGGACAAAACAGCTTGTGAATTGCCCAAAATCACACCGGACAACAATACTGGCAAAAAGCGTAAACTTTATATAGAAAGCTACGGCTGCCAGATGAATTTTTCAGATAGTGAAATTGTCATATCGATCATGAATGACAACGGTTTCGACACCACATCCGATGCAGAAAAGGCTGATGTGGTTTTTCTAAACACCTGCTCCATTCGGGAAAATGCTGAGCAAAAAGTAAGAAACCGTCTAAACCTTTTCAATCACCTGAAAAAGAAAAAACCGGAACTGTTGGTAGGGGTTTTGGGATGTATGGCAGAACGGTTAAAAGCCAAGCTTCTTGAAGAAGAAAAAATAGTAGACCTAGTAGCAGGGCCTGACGCCTACCGTGACCTACCCAAGCTGGTCGGCGATGTAGACGAAGGCAACAAGGCTGTAAACGTGTTCCTTTCCAGAGAAGAAACCTATGCAGACATTAGTCCGGTAAGGCACAACAGCAATGGTATCAGCGCATTCATCTCCATCATGAGGGGGTGCGACAATATGTGCTCTTTCTGTGTTGTCCCTTATACCCGTGGCCGCGAAAGGAGCCGTGACCCTTATTCGATCGTCAAAGAAGCGCAAGACTTGGTAAACAGAGGATATAAAGAGGTAACCCTGCTCGGGCAAAATGTAGATAGCTACAAGTGGAAACCTGAAGATGAAACAGAGCATGTAAACTTTGCACAGTTACTAGAAAAGGTAGCTTTGGTCAGTCCTGACCTAAGAGTTAGGTTCTCTACCTCCCACCCTAAAGACATAACAGATGAGGTGCTTTATACTATGAAAAAGTATGAAAACATCTGCAAATATATACATTTGCCTGCTCAGAGCGGAAACAGCAGGGTGCTTGAGGTAATGAACCGTACCTATGACAGGGCTTGGTACATGGAAAGGGTCGACCGTATAAGGGAGGTTTTGGGAGAAGAATGTGGATTGTCCACAGATATGATTGCTGGTTTTTGCGGGGAAACAGAAGAAGAACACCAGGATACTTTATCATTGATGGAGTATGTAAAATATGACTTTGCCTATATGTTTGCCTACTCAGAGCGACCTGGGACGCCAGCAGCTAAAAAATTCAAAGATGATGTTGCTGAAAATGTAAAGAAAAGACGCTTGAGCGAAATCATAGCGCTTCAGCAAGAACACAGTTTTTATAGAAACAAATTGGCCGTAGGCAAAACTTTCAAAGTACTTATAGAAGATTATTCCAAAAAACAAGAAGGTTACGTCAGAGGAAGAAATAGCCAAAACACCATGGTTATCTTCCCTCAGGGGAATTTCAAACCTGGAGACTATGCAACTGTTCTTGTTAAAGAATGCACATCAGGAACTTTATTTGGTGAAGTAGTAGAATAAAAGGAATAGTCTATGGACATTGCAGATCTGCAAAGTATAAAACAAAGGTTTGGCATTATAGGAAATGCGCCCGCTCTAAACCATGCCATAGAAGTGGCTGTACAGGTTGCGCCTACAGATATGACGGTTTTAATCACCGGTGAAAGTGGTAGCGGAAAGGAATCATTCTCCAAAATCATTCACCAACAAAGCCACCGAAAGCATGGTACATTTATAGCCATAAACTGTGGTGCGATTCCGGAAGGCACCATTGATTCAGAGCTTTTTGGTCATGAAAAAGGGTCATTTACGGGTGCACACGATGCCAGAAAAGGCTATTTTGAAGTGACCAACGGCGGCACAATCTTTCTTGACGAAATTGGAGAAATGCCCTTGAGCACCCAAGCAAGGTTATTGCGGGTACTTGAAAATAAAGAGTTTATCAAGGTAGGTTCTTCAAAGGTACAAAAGACAGATGTCCGGGTCATTGCCGCTACTAATGTGAACCTGATTGAGGCTGTCCATAAGAAAAAGTTCAGGGAAGACCTATATTATCGACTTAATACAGTTCCCATTTATGTACCACCGCTTAGAGAAAGAGGCAAAGATATAGAGCTGCTTTTTAGAAAGTTTGCTTCTGATTTTTCTGACAGGTACAAGGTGCAGCCAATCAGGCTTACCAATGAAGCCAAAGAAGAGTTGTTAAAATTTAGATTTCCTGGAAATATAAGGCAATTAAAAAACCTGGCAGAGCAAATTTCTGTTCTGGAAACAGAGCGGGAAATTGATAGGGACACATTAAAAAAATATCTTCCACAAGACTCGTCCTTACCTGCCTTACATCGTGAGTCAGGAACAAAAGATGACTTTTCGGAAAGGGAAATCCTGTACAAGATCCTTTTTGACATGAAAAAGGACATGAGCGAGCTGAAGAAACTGGTACTTGACTTGATGCAAAACCAAGATCCTGGGGTTATAAAAGAACACGAAGGCTTGTTTCACAATTTGCATGAAGAAGATTTTAGGAGCATGCCTTCATCTCTTCTGTTACCTCCAAAAGAAAAGCATGAGCCGGTCGTTATAAGAAATAAAGAAGTGGACCATGAC is from Cytophagaceae bacterium ABcell3 and encodes:
- the miaB gene encoding tRNA (N6-isopentenyl adenosine(37)-C2)-methylthiotransferase MiaB; the protein is MSDIIKDIPILTDKDKTACELPKITPDNNTGKKRKLYIESYGCQMNFSDSEIVISIMNDNGFDTTSDAEKADVVFLNTCSIRENAEQKVRNRLNLFNHLKKKKPELLVGVLGCMAERLKAKLLEEEKIVDLVAGPDAYRDLPKLVGDVDEGNKAVNVFLSREETYADISPVRHNSNGISAFISIMRGCDNMCSFCVVPYTRGRERSRDPYSIVKEAQDLVNRGYKEVTLLGQNVDSYKWKPEDETEHVNFAQLLEKVALVSPDLRVRFSTSHPKDITDEVLYTMKKYENICKYIHLPAQSGNSRVLEVMNRTYDRAWYMERVDRIREVLGEECGLSTDMIAGFCGETEEEHQDTLSLMEYVKYDFAYMFAYSERPGTPAAKKFKDDVAENVKKRRLSEIIALQQEHSFYRNKLAVGKTFKVLIEDYSKKQEGYVRGRNSQNTMVIFPQGNFKPGDYATVLVKECTSGTLFGEVVE
- a CDS encoding sigma-54 dependent transcriptional regulator; this encodes MDIADLQSIKQRFGIIGNAPALNHAIEVAVQVAPTDMTVLITGESGSGKESFSKIIHQQSHRKHGTFIAINCGAIPEGTIDSELFGHEKGSFTGAHDARKGYFEVTNGGTIFLDEIGEMPLSTQARLLRVLENKEFIKVGSSKVQKTDVRVIAATNVNLIEAVHKKKFREDLYYRLNTVPIYVPPLRERGKDIELLFRKFASDFSDRYKVQPIRLTNEAKEELLKFRFPGNIRQLKNLAEQISVLETEREIDRDTLKKYLPQDSSLPALHRESGTKDDFSEREILYKILFDMKKDMSELKKLVLDLMQNQDPGVIKEHEGLFHNLHEEDFRSMPSSLLLPPKEKHEPVVIRNKEVDHDKIEDIIHETEDEEESLSLEDKEKELIIKALRKNKNKRKYAARDLGISERTLYRKIKEYQIEEI